In a single window of the Mesoplodon densirostris isolate mMesDen1 chromosome 18, mMesDen1 primary haplotype, whole genome shotgun sequence genome:
- the LOC132479184 gene encoding acetylcholine receptor subunit beta-like, which translates to MRERRAENDSKGFGLSHRKDRVVIYDLRKTVLGVGVEQMGLSIFALLTLTVFLLLLADKVPGTSLSVPVIIKYLMFTTVLVTFSVVLNIVVLKLHHRSPHTHQMPLWVRQIFIHKLPPYLGLKRPKPERDQIPEPPPIPLRDSPRSGWGRGTDEYFILKPPHDFLFPKPNRLASSTFQPELSAPDLRPFIDGPSRAVCLPPDLREVVSSISYTAQQLREQEDHEALKEDWQFVAMVVDRLFLWTLVIFLDATYHLPTPDPFP; encoded by the exons atgagagagaggagagctgAGAATGACTCCAAGGGATTTGGCCTGAGCCACAGGAAAGATCGAGTTGTCATTTATGACCTGAGGAAGACTGTGTTGGGAGTCGGTG TAGAGCAGATGGGGCTCTCGATCTTTGCCCTGCTGACCCTTACtgtgttcctgctgctgctggcagACAAAGTGCCTGGGACCTCCCTGTCTGTCCCCGTCATTATCAAATACCTCATGTTTACCACGGTCCTCGTCACCTTCTCAGTCGTCCTTAACATCGTAGTCCTCAAACTGCACCATCGCTCACCCCACACCCACCAAATGCCCCTTTGGGTCCGTCAG ATCTTTATCCACAAACTCCCTCCGTATCTGGGTCTGAAGAGACCCAAACCTGAGAGAGACCAGATACCGGAGCCACCTCCTATACCTCTCAGGGATTCTCCAAGAAGTGGCTGGGGTCGGGGAACAGATGAATATTTCATCCTCAAGCCACCacatgattttctcttccccaAACCCAACAG ACTCGCCTCTTCCACGTTCCAGCCTGAACTGTCTGCCCCGGACCTGCGGCCATTTATCGATGGTCCAAGCCGGGCTGTGTGCCTGCCTCCCGACCTACGGGAGGTCGTTTCTTCAATCAGCTACACCGCTCAACAGCTGCGGGAACAGGAGGACCACGAAGCT TTGAAGGAGGACTGGCAGTTTGTGGCCATGGTGGTGGACCGCCTCTTCCTGTGGACCCTCGTCATCTTTCTGGATGCCACGTACCACTTGCCCACTCCCGACCCCTTTCCTTGA
- the LOC132479185 gene encoding LOW QUALITY PROTEIN: uncharacterized protein SPEM3-like (The sequence of the model RefSeq protein was modified relative to this genomic sequence to represent the inferred CDS: inserted 1 base in 1 codon; substituted 1 base at 1 genomic stop codon), whose product MAEQTHYLAEACSGTTPGKCQDLRDSILLILVSIMLLNVWINVVTLLWMHLKRFLRAGFNRIFPKGNFLHRHPNHLESWIPETDDETASKCCWMPPQCGRARASTEAPRGLWKEGLVGAGEAPPFTALKSQPTFNSRXETSSKLRRISKVDVVPLCLPQESKTKTPDYDSARAQTCPPVQLPAHSPAKAQTFSYKHPSVHAPPQAQTCSTLHLPEHTTPQAQTPSPALTPEHSPAQVHGPEHTTAHTPAQALAQAPSYASAQFLGHTSLCTLTHAHLTYTHANTLAPPPTSAPATTPALAPTPAPVPISATTSVPALVMTLTTPPVPSTTHTPILDSILSTLSTFDQGLSSGHVVYYARSIKQNLFHVCPPQNSGYSRNDLGTLTRPQEGHGLVSSGTAEQTLKQCSGDSAKPSTGSIPGYVELGTMEWKIPNHAKDKFVQSKTFTHCSSHPCQSEKRNTDPQTPVCPKFLVYSKDAAPSQPCFHSPTSAQSSPCTMPPPCTLSLPLVXPRSFVLHQHSNHQKPSALIQTPTFPPTSKSPQSVLSPQGPIPPQLSTTSQTPNQPQPPELHESLGLNQCSVLQRTPGLTGDTGLLKNPGLAQDPGLHELRGLTEDPYLCKNPSLSQDSDLQKNPVITQDSWPQKSPCHAQDSAVNKSSVLCQESDLHKSPGLVQTARLHKGSSLTRDSGDYKNPGLSQASGVCRSQGLTQDSDLHKNPGLTQDAGIYRSSEHTHDPNFHEDSGINRDPGPHKGPALTPDSGLSKRRGFHNNSGLIPNPGLHKNPLGTDSVQVLGPRQTQKSFISETVPRKEDAGQHIPWTSVPPSHNSCSAKAQGAYNDLLTSSQRTGRQAWVYHPIPSPQPARTITRCLRLPKPAGTRLGHVVFDARQRQQTGTSAKLSLGRVVFDARQRQQTGTSAKLCLPGAFIGPHPTAGVQLQRVKGNPRDR is encoded by the exons CTTCCTGCACAGGCACCCAAACCACCTTGAATCCTGGATACCAGAAACAGATGATGAGACGGCTTCTAAGTGCTGCTGGATGCCGCCGCAGTGTGGACGGGCTCGGGCTTCCACGGAGGCTCCACGGGGACTGTGGAAGGAGGGGTTAGTGGGAGCTGGGGAGGCCCCTCCATTCACAGCCTTAAAGTCCCAACCCACTTTTAACTCCAGGTGAGAGACATCTTCCAAGCTCCGCAGGATAAGCAAGGTGGACGTGGTTCCACTCTGCCTGCCCCAAGAGAGCAAGACTAAGACCCCAGACTATGACTCAGCCCGGGCCCAGACCTGCCCCCCAGTTCAGCTCCCTGCACATTCTCCTGCCAAGGCCCAGACCTTCTCCTACAAGCACCCCTCTGTGCACGCCCCACCTCAGGCCCAGACTTGCTCCACACTCCACCTCCCTGAGCACACTACCCCCCAGGCCCAGACCCCCTCACCAGCCCTCACccctgagcacagccctgcccaggtcCATGGCCCGGAGCATACCACAGCCCataccccagcccaggccctaGCCCAGGCCCCCTCATATGCCTCAGCCCAATTCCTGGGCCACACTTCTCTCTGCACCCTGACCCATGCTCATCTGACCTATACCCATGCCAACACTCTGGCCCCTCCCCCAACTTCTGCCCCTGCTACTACTCCTGCCCTAGCCCCTACACCAGCCCCTGTCCCGATCTCTGCCACAACCTCTGTCCCAGCACTGGTCATGACCCTGACGACCcctccagtcccttccaccacccATACCCCCATCCTAGATTCTATTCTCTCTACCTTGTCTACCTTCGACCAAGGCCTCTCCTCTGGCCATGTGGTCTACTATGCCCGCAGCATAAAGCAGAACTTATTCCATGTGTGTCCCCCTCAGAACTCTGGGTACTCCAGAAATGACTTGGGTACCCTAACCAGGCCCCAAGAGGGGCATGGTCTGGTGAGCTCTGGTACAGCTGAGCAAACACTGAAGCAATGTAGTGGGGACAGTGCCAAGCCCTCCACAGGGTCCATACCGGGTTACGTGGAGTTGGGGACTATGGAATGGAAGATCCCAAATCATGCCAAAGACAAATTTGTACAGTCCAAGACCTTCACTCACTGTAGCTCCCATCCTTGCCAGTCTGAGAAGAGAAACACGGATCCCCAGACTCCAGTCTGCCCCAAATTCCTGGTGTACTCCAAGGATGCTGCACCTTCTCAACCTTGCTTCCATTCTCCGACCAGTGCCCAGAGCTCACCATGCACCATGCCTCCACCATgcactctttctctgcctcttg tTCCCAGATCCTTTGTCCTTCATCAacacagcaaccaccagaagccctCCGCCTTAATACaaacccccacctttcccccaacCTCCAAGTCTCCTCAGTCTGTCCTCTCTCCCCAgggccccatccctccccagttATCCACTACTTCCCAAACCCCAAACCAGCCCCAACCCCCAGAACTTCATGAGAGTCTAGGTCTCAACCAATGCTCTGTCCTCCAAAGGACCCCAGGCCTTACCGGAGACACAGGCCTCCTCAAGAACCCAGGCCTTGCTCAAGATCCAGGCCTCCATGAACTTCGAGGCCTTACCGAAGACCCTTACCTCTGCAAAAATCCAAGCCTTTCCCAAGACTCTGACCTTCAGAAGAATCCAGTCATTACCCAAGATTCTTGGCCACAGAAGAGTCCATGCCATGCCCAAGACTCTGCAGTCAACAAGAGCTCAGTCCTTTGCCAGGAGTCTGATCTCCATAAGAGCCCAGGTCTTGTGCAAACCGCTCGTCTCCATAAGGGCTCAAGCCTTACCCGAGACTCCGGAGACTACAAGAATCCAGGCCTGTCCCAAGCTTCTGGAGTCTGCAGGAGCCAAGGCCTTACTCAAGATTCTGACCTCCATAAGAATCCTGGCCTTACCCAAGATGCTGGAATTTACAGGAGCTCAGAACATACCCATGACCCTAACTTCCATGAGGACTCAGGAATTAATCGAGATCCTGGCCCCCATAAGGGTCCAGCCCTTACTCCAGACTCTGGCTTATCCAAGAGACGAGGCTTCCATAACAACTCAGGCCTTATCCCAAACCCTGGCCTCCACAAGAACCCTCTAGGAACTGACTCTGTCCAAGTTTTGGGCCCACGTCAGACCCAAAAGTCATTTATATCTGAGACAGTTCCTCGAAAGGAGGATGCAGGGCAGCACATACCATGGACTTCTGTCCCACCCAGTCACAACTCCTGCTCTGCCAAGGCTCAGGGGGCCTACAATGACCTGCTAACCTCCTCGCAGCGAACAGGCAGACAAGCCTGGGTGTACCACCCGATACCATCCCCCCAGCCTGCCAGAACTATCACCAGATGTCTACGCCTCCCAAAACCAGCAGGCACCCGGCTAGGGCATGTGGTCTTTGATGCCCGCCAGAGACAGCAGACAGGGACAAGTGCGAAGCTCTCTCTAGGGCGTGTGGTCTTTGACGCCCGCCAGAGACAGCAGACAGGGACAAGTGCGAAGCTCTGTCTCCCAGGTGCCTTCATAGGGCCACATCCAACtgccggagtccagctccagcgagtcaAGGGAAACCCGAGGGATAGATAG